From the genome of Saccopteryx bilineata isolate mSacBil1 chromosome 6, mSacBil1_pri_phased_curated, whole genome shotgun sequence, one region includes:
- the BLCAP gene encoding apoptosis inducing factor BLCAP, translated as MYCLQWLLPVLLIPKPLNPALWFSHSMFMGFYLLSFLLERKPCTICALVFLAALFLICYSCWGNCFLYHCSDSPLPESAHDPSIVGT; from the coding sequence ATGTATTGCCTCCAGTGGCTGCTGCCCGTCCTCCTCATCCCCAAGCCCCTCAACCCCGCCCTGTGGTTCAGCCACTCCATGTTCATGGGCTTCTACCTGCTCAGCTTCCTCCTGGAGCGGAAGCCTTGCACAATCTGTGCCTTggttttcctggcagccctgttCCTCATCTGCTATAGCTGCTGGGGAAACTGTTTCCTGTACCACTGCTCCGATTCCCCGCTTCCGGAATCGGCACATGACCCCAGCATTGTGGGCACCTAA